From a single Paenibacillus sp. FSL R5-0345 genomic region:
- a CDS encoding ABC transporter ATP-binding protein, with the protein MDSVIEMNGVSKLYKDKKAVDHISFNIAKGSITAILGPNGAGKTTALGMLLGLLEPTEGTVKIFGQHPKDKAVREKTGAMLQEVSVMDRLKVREIIALIRSYYPQPMDMEFLIKATGLAPADLNRYAEKLSGGQKRSLGFALALAGDPELIFFDEPTVGLDITSRRRFWDTVRGLAEQGKTIVFTTHYLQEAEDIADRILLFSKGHLVADGSPDEIKSRIVKRSLSFLPVGDRSQLRRNLLDLSAIEDCYEKEGRIHVTTDDTDEALRAIFVTGLPVKDVRIDQGRLDDAFEQLTMNQEEAI; encoded by the coding sequence ATGGACAGTGTTATAGAGATGAATGGCGTCAGCAAATTATATAAGGATAAGAAAGCAGTAGATCACATTAGCTTCAACATTGCCAAGGGTTCGATTACAGCTATTCTTGGACCGAACGGAGCAGGCAAAACAACGGCATTAGGAATGTTATTAGGGCTATTAGAGCCCACTGAAGGCACAGTGAAAATTTTCGGACAACATCCGAAAGATAAAGCGGTACGTGAAAAGACCGGCGCGATGCTGCAGGAGGTAAGTGTAATGGATCGACTGAAGGTTCGGGAGATCATTGCTCTGATCCGTAGCTATTATCCACAGCCGATGGATATGGAATTTCTAATTAAAGCCACAGGGCTTGCGCCAGCGGATCTGAATAGATATGCCGAGAAGCTTTCAGGCGGTCAAAAGCGTAGTCTAGGCTTCGCGCTGGCCTTGGCGGGTGATCCGGAGCTGATCTTTTTCGATGAACCTACGGTTGGACTTGATATTACTTCCCGGCGGCGTTTCTGGGATACGGTTCGCGGACTTGCGGAGCAGGGCAAGACAATTGTGTTCACGACGCATTATTTGCAGGAAGCCGAAGATATCGCCGATCGTATTCTGTTGTTCAGCAAAGGTCATTTAGTTGCGGACGGAAGTCCAGATGAGATTAAATCGCGGATTGTAAAGCGCTCGTTGTCTTTCCTGCCAGTAGGTGATCGCTCCCAATTGCGCAGAAACTTGCTAGACCTAAGCGCTATAGAAGATTGTTATGAAAAAGAAGGTCGAATTCACGTAACGACAGACGATACGGATGAAGCGCTGCGAGCGATTTTTGTGACTGGACTTCCCGTGAAGGATGTCCGAATCGATCAGGGACGTCTGGATGACGCTTTTGAACAATTGACCATGAACCAAGAGGAGGCTATCTAA
- a CDS encoding heavy metal translocating P-type ATPase, producing the protein MDKLKTTASPNEQQATVQITGMTCSACAARIEKGLSRMEGVSLANVNLALEQATVGFDPSVSGLPQIEDKIRALGYDTVKETADFDISGMTCAACSARIEKVLSRTPGIAAVNVNLALETAHVEYTPGNISPREIMEKVSNIGYKATLKEDRKDHVDRRIQEIQHKKWKWVISAILSFPLLWAMAGHFSFTSWIPTPEIFMNPRFQLVLATPVQFIIGWQFYVGAYKALRNGSANMDVLVVLGTSAAYFYSLYLTIDSLSMKGMNHTVEMYYETSAVLITLILVGKWFEALAKGRSSDAIKSLMGLQAKTALVIRDGKEMNIPTDEVIPGDIVLVKPGTKVPVDGEVVEGSSSVDESMLTGESIPVEKKPGDTVIGATLNKNGILRIKANKVGRDTALAQIIRVVEEAQGSKAPIQRIADVISGIFVPIVVGIAVITFLVWYFWTAPGQFADALEKAIAVLVIACPCALGLATPTSIMAGSGRAAELGILFKGGEHLEGAQGIKIVVLDKTGTVTNGKPVLTDIVTTTGIAAYGKENAENRLLALTAAAEKLSEHPLAEAIVAGATERGLTLPTAAQFDNVPGRGIMAVVSDQKVMVGTRRMMEDHHMDITEWAPVMKRLEEAGKTAMLVAVDDEIAGIVAVADTIKPTSRAAVAALHEMGIEVVMITGDNKITAEAIAKQAGIRKVLAEVLPEGKAEEVRKLQRNGTKVAMVGDGINDAPALATADTGMAIGTGTDVAMEAADITLMRGDLKSIPDAIMMSRKTMSNIKQNLFWALAYNTIGIPIAALGFLAPWLAGAAMAFSSVSVVLNALRLQRVKL; encoded by the coding sequence ATGGATAAGTTAAAAACAACAGCATCACCCAATGAACAGCAAGCGACCGTACAGATTACAGGTATGACCTGTTCTGCTTGTGCAGCTCGAATTGAGAAAGGTTTGTCACGGATGGAGGGTGTTTCTCTCGCAAATGTAAATTTAGCCTTGGAACAAGCCACTGTCGGATTCGACCCTTCTGTATCAGGGTTACCACAAATCGAAGATAAAATCCGCGCTCTTGGTTATGATACCGTCAAAGAGACCGCGGATTTTGATATATCAGGCATGACCTGTGCCGCATGCTCGGCGCGGATCGAAAAAGTGTTGAGCCGTACGCCGGGTATCGCAGCAGTGAACGTAAATTTAGCGCTGGAAACGGCACATGTAGAATATACTCCCGGTAATATTAGTCCAAGAGAGATCATGGAGAAGGTAAGCAATATCGGATATAAAGCTACCCTTAAAGAAGACCGCAAGGATCATGTGGATCGTCGTATACAGGAAATTCAGCATAAGAAGTGGAAGTGGGTCATTTCTGCTATTCTTTCTTTCCCATTGTTATGGGCGATGGCAGGTCATTTCTCATTCACAAGCTGGATTCCAACACCGGAGATATTTATGAATCCTAGGTTTCAGCTTGTTCTGGCGACTCCCGTACAGTTTATCATTGGTTGGCAGTTCTACGTAGGCGCGTATAAAGCACTTCGTAACGGGAGTGCTAATATGGATGTGCTGGTCGTACTGGGAACATCCGCAGCGTATTTCTACAGTCTTTATCTGACGATTGATTCATTAAGTATGAAGGGAATGAATCATACCGTAGAAATGTATTATGAGACGAGTGCTGTACTCATCACGCTCATCCTCGTCGGTAAATGGTTCGAAGCGCTAGCGAAAGGACGTTCCTCTGACGCCATTAAGAGCTTAATGGGGCTTCAGGCCAAGACGGCTCTCGTGATCCGCGATGGCAAAGAAATGAATATCCCGACAGATGAAGTGATTCCCGGCGATATTGTATTGGTGAAGCCCGGAACAAAGGTGCCGGTGGATGGCGAGGTAGTAGAGGGCTCTTCTTCTGTGGACGAGTCTATGCTGACCGGAGAAAGTATTCCTGTAGAGAAAAAACCTGGAGATACTGTTATCGGTGCTACTTTAAATAAGAATGGGATCTTAAGAATCAAAGCCAACAAAGTAGGAAGAGACACTGCACTCGCTCAAATTATTAGAGTGGTGGAGGAGGCACAAGGCTCCAAAGCGCCAATTCAGCGGATCGCGGACGTCATCTCAGGGATCTTTGTACCGATTGTTGTAGGGATTGCGGTAATCACTTTCTTGGTCTGGTATTTCTGGACAGCACCTGGTCAGTTCGCCGATGCTCTAGAAAAAGCCATTGCAGTGCTCGTAATCGCTTGTCCATGTGCACTAGGTCTAGCAACCCCGACCTCCATTATGGCGGGATCGGGTCGCGCTGCGGAGCTTGGCATCCTGTTCAAAGGTGGTGAGCATTTAGAAGGTGCACAAGGGATTAAGATCGTTGTTTTGGATAAGACAGGTACGGTTACAAACGGTAAACCCGTGCTGACAGATATCGTGACTACAACTGGAATTGCCGCTTATGGTAAAGAAAATGCCGAGAATCGTCTACTAGCTTTAACTGCTGCAGCTGAGAAATTATCAGAGCATCCGCTTGCGGAAGCTATCGTAGCAGGAGCTACCGAAAGAGGCTTGACCTTGCCAACTGCTGCGCAGTTTGATAATGTCCCTGGACGCGGAATTATGGCTGTGGTCTCAGACCAGAAGGTTATGGTAGGCACACGGCGGATGATGGAAGATCATCACATGGACATCACAGAGTGGGCCCCAGTCATGAAGAGACTGGAAGAGGCAGGAAAGACAGCTATGCTTGTAGCGGTGGACGATGAGATTGCCGGTATTGTCGCTGTGGCGGATACGATTAAGCCAACCTCAAGAGCAGCTGTAGCAGCGCTTCATGAGATGGGTATAGAGGTCGTAATGATTACAGGGGACAACAAAATCACAGCCGAAGCTATTGCGAAACAAGCGGGCATTCGAAAAGTGTTAGCAGAGGTTCTACCGGAGGGTAAAGCGGAGGAAGTTCGTAAGCTGCAGCGAAATGGGACAAAGGTAGCTATGGTTGGAGATGGCATCAATGATGCTCCTGCACTGGCTACTGCAGACACGGGCATGGCGATCGGTACAGGGACGGATGTAGCAATGGAGGCTGCAGATATTACACTGATGCGGGGAGATCTGAAGAGTATACCCGATGCTATAATGATGAGCCGTAAAACAATGAGCAATATTAAGCAGAATTTGTTCTGGGCACTCGCATACAATACAATAGGTATACCGATTGCTGCACTCGGATTTCTAGCTCCATGGCTAGCTGGAGCTGCGATGGCATTCAGTTCTGTGTCCGTCGTCTTAAATGCACTTCGTTTGCAGCGGGTAAAGCTGTAA
- a CDS encoding sensor histidine kinase, protein MAERAQFRLFPQKQGFFPYVWAVYLVLPILNLRGETGLKLILGGLMIAVFAISYRQLYWVRGGVFNVWLTIQMVIIVVLSLFYTPFNLYMGFFTANFIAYYTENKGFKIAFTSFVVMVLFVLVLVGREMEWGSMIFLAPFIIIMLISPFGVRSMNRNQKLEKELDQANEVIKELVKREERMRIARDLHDTLGHTLSLITLKSQLVEKLVTKNTERAQEEAREIQRTSRAALRQVRELVSEMRAISVAEELAEAGEMLRTAEIALEVEGDISLEGVSDLTQNILSLCIKEAVTNIVKHSRADKCFIGVAKTTGEVRITVKDNGIGLENGERCSGELSDGNGMKGMAERLSLIDGSLSLSSEEGLGTTLIVMIPLIVKEATGGESA, encoded by the coding sequence ATGGCTGAGCGTGCGCAGTTTCGGTTATTTCCACAAAAACAAGGGTTTTTCCCTTATGTATGGGCTGTTTATCTGGTTTTGCCCATCCTGAATTTGCGTGGGGAGACTGGATTGAAGCTCATTTTAGGCGGGTTGATGATAGCGGTGTTCGCCATCAGCTATCGCCAGCTGTATTGGGTTCGTGGTGGAGTATTTAATGTTTGGTTAACGATTCAAATGGTGATCATCGTGGTGCTTAGTTTGTTTTATACGCCCTTTAATCTGTACATGGGCTTTTTCACCGCGAATTTTATAGCTTACTATACGGAGAATAAAGGGTTCAAAATTGCATTTACTTCTTTTGTAGTCATGGTACTTTTTGTGCTTGTCTTAGTGGGTCGTGAGATGGAGTGGGGAAGCATGATATTTTTAGCTCCATTTATCATTATTATGTTGATTAGTCCGTTCGGCGTGAGATCCATGAATCGGAATCAGAAGCTGGAGAAAGAGCTGGATCAAGCCAATGAGGTGATTAAAGAGTTGGTGAAGCGTGAGGAACGGATGCGAATTGCTCGTGATTTACATGATACGCTCGGGCATACGTTGTCCTTGATTACATTAAAAAGCCAACTCGTAGAGAAGCTGGTGACCAAAAATACGGAGCGAGCCCAAGAGGAGGCGCGGGAAATTCAGCGTACTTCGCGGGCTGCGCTCCGTCAGGTGCGTGAGCTAGTGTCGGAAATGCGGGCGATCTCAGTAGCAGAAGAACTGGCAGAAGCCGGGGAAATGCTGCGCACGGCGGAGATTGCCTTGGAAGTGGAAGGGGATATCTCGCTAGAGGGAGTATCCGACCTGACGCAAAATATTCTCAGTCTCTGTATCAAAGAAGCGGTGACTAACATTGTGAAGCATAGTAGAGCGGATAAATGCTTCATCGGGGTGGCGAAGACCACCGGAGAAGTTCGAATTACTGTTAAGGACAATGGAATTGGCCTCGAGAACGGTGAGAGATGTAGTGGTGAGCTTAGCGATGGAAATGGTATGAAGGGGATGGCGGAGCGTCTATCTCTGATTGATGGCTCTCTGTCGCTAAGCTCAGAAGAAGGTCTGGGAACTACGCTGATCGTTATGATCCCTCTAATCGTTAAGGAAGCAACAGGAGGTGAGAGTGCATGA
- a CDS encoding histidine phosphatase family protein — protein sequence MQIFLIRHGDPDYSIDGLTEFGHQEAAALGKRMAFIGLDELYASPLGRAQTTASYVAKETGLVIQTEPWTSELDWTEIMLDGQMASIWDSPGEHISELSSGKRVWSDETDHWLKQEEYRLRFSELQAASDQFLLRHHYKREDGLYRILEPSTKKIGVVCHGGFGLAWLAHLLQIPLSLAWSVFWLAPSSVTTILFEERSEHFAVPRCIGLGDVSHLYAGGMNYRPRGLMGNHV from the coding sequence ATGCAAATATTTCTGATTCGTCATGGTGATCCGGACTATTCCATAGATGGCCTAACAGAATTTGGGCATCAGGAAGCAGCGGCACTAGGAAAGCGCATGGCATTTATAGGTCTGGATGAATTATATGCTTCACCACTGGGTAGAGCACAGACAACAGCCAGTTATGTGGCCAAAGAGACGGGACTTGTTATTCAGACAGAACCTTGGACTAGTGAGCTGGATTGGACAGAGATTATGTTGGATGGACAAATGGCGTCTATATGGGATAGTCCCGGAGAACATATTAGCGAATTATCTAGTGGAAAGAGAGTATGGTCTGATGAAACAGATCATTGGTTGAAGCAAGAGGAATACAGATTACGGTTCAGCGAATTACAAGCGGCTTCAGATCAATTCTTGCTGCGACACCACTATAAAAGAGAAGATGGCCTGTATCGGATCCTTGAGCCTTCAACCAAAAAGATTGGAGTAGTATGCCATGGTGGCTTTGGTCTCGCATGGCTAGCTCATTTATTACAGATTCCTTTATCCTTGGCTTGGTCCGTATTTTGGTTAGCACCAAGCTCGGTAACGACGATCTTGTTTGAAGAGCGCAGCGAGCACTTTGCAGTTCCTAGGTGTATTGGACTAGGAGATGTCTCACACCTTTATGCTGGCGGCATGAATTATCGCCCGAGGGGATTAATGGGCAATCATGTTTAA
- a CDS encoding ABC transporter permease has translation MRLITVQCKAEMLRIIRNPYYVFWSLLMPIMFYFIFTRVVNTGNDDPTWRAHYLMSMATFSVMGSAIMTLGIRLVQERTQGWTTFIRITPLPGSIYFFGKMFGQTMMHLFSVICIFAAGYLINGVSLSAGQWVLSVLWILIGSLPFLAIGTLVGAMKRVDTASGVSNVIYMALAVAGGMWMPIEILPRLMQKIGHWLPSYNYGNGAWEIVRGSAPQWSNVLILLGYLVVFMLLSVYIRKKQEAV, from the coding sequence ATGAGACTAATTACTGTACAATGTAAAGCCGAGATGCTGCGGATCATCCGTAATCCCTATTATGTGTTCTGGTCTTTGCTCATGCCCATCATGTTCTACTTCATCTTCACCCGAGTGGTCAATACAGGTAACGATGACCCAACGTGGCGCGCTCACTACTTGATGTCGATGGCAACCTTTAGTGTAATGGGCTCAGCGATTATGACGCTTGGCATTCGTTTGGTGCAAGAGCGAACACAAGGCTGGACCACCTTTATTCGGATTACCCCGCTACCGGGTTCAATTTATTTCTTCGGAAAAATGTTCGGACAAACGATGATGCACCTGTTCTCGGTCATTTGTATTTTTGCCGCAGGCTATTTAATCAATGGTGTCTCCTTATCAGCGGGTCAATGGGTGCTTAGCGTGCTATGGATTCTGATTGGTTCCCTTCCATTTTTGGCGATTGGTACGCTTGTGGGTGCTATGAAACGGGTGGATACGGCTAGTGGAGTCAGTAACGTGATTTATATGGCGCTTGCTGTAGCGGGGGGCATGTGGATGCCGATTGAGATTTTGCCACGATTAATGCAGAAGATTGGTCATTGGTTACCTTCTTATAACTATGGAAATGGGGCGTGGGAGATTGTACGTGGCTCAGCCCCGCAGTGGAGTAATGTCTTGATTTTGCTCGGATATTTGGTAGTTTTTATGTTACTATCGGTTTATATTCGAAAAAAACAGGAAGCGGTGTGA
- a CDS encoding response regulator transcription factor: MITIVIAEDQRLLRGAMASLLDLEDDIEVVGEACDGAEALALIDRLQPDVCLMDIEMPFKSGLEVAEILRGKGCPTKIIILTTFARPGYFERGVKAGIQGYLLKDEPVDKLAESIRRVMAGHREVSPELVFGSLREENPLTAREREILKLAGEGQTAAEIAFSLHLSYGTVRNYISEILNKLEVKSRIEAVRLAEEKGWI, encoded by the coding sequence ATGATAACTATCGTTATAGCGGAGGATCAACGCCTGCTTCGGGGAGCGATGGCTTCCCTGCTGGATCTTGAGGATGATATCGAAGTCGTCGGAGAGGCTTGTGATGGAGCTGAGGCGTTAGCTTTAATCGACAGGCTTCAGCCGGATGTATGTCTCATGGACATTGAAATGCCGTTCAAGAGCGGTCTGGAGGTTGCAGAAATATTGCGGGGGAAGGGTTGTCCGACTAAGATTATCATCTTGACAACCTTTGCCCGACCGGGCTATTTCGAGCGTGGAGTGAAGGCTGGGATACAAGGGTATTTGTTAAAGGACGAGCCAGTAGATAAATTAGCCGAATCAATTCGTCGTGTCATGGCTGGACATCGGGAGGTCTCTCCAGAGTTAGTCTTCGGTAGCCTGCGGGAGGAGAATCCACTTACAGCACGTGAGCGAGAGATCTTAAAGCTGGCTGGTGAAGGGCAAACGGCGGCAGAGATCGCTTTTTCGCTACATCTTTCTTATGGCACAGTTCGCAATTATATTTCTGAAATACTCAATAAGCTGGAAGTGAAAAGCCGAATTGAGGCGGTACGACTAGCAGAGGAAAAAGGCTGGATTTGA
- a CDS encoding carboxymuconolactone decarboxylase family protein produces MAHRRIVTNVRESLGEFAPAFVDYSENVLFGDLWRREQLSLRDRSMITISALVMGGMTEQLPYHLRLALENGLQLEEIVEAITHLAYYVGWPRASSALEVAKDVIGKNK; encoded by the coding sequence ATGGCGCATCGGAGAATTGTCACAAATGTACGGGAATCGTTAGGGGAGTTCGCTCCAGCATTCGTCGACTACTCGGAAAATGTGTTATTTGGGGACTTATGGAGACGGGAGCAATTATCACTTCGGGATCGTAGCATGATTACGATTTCTGCTTTGGTGATGGGGGGCATGACGGAACAACTGCCCTATCATTTGCGCTTGGCTTTAGAGAACGGCTTACAACTTGAAGAAATCGTGGAGGCCATTACCCACCTTGCTTATTATGTAGGCTGGCCGCGAGCCTCTTCAGCTTTAGAGGTTGCAAAGGATGTAATAGGAAAAAATAAATAA
- a CDS encoding LysR family transcriptional regulator, with the protein MDLKELMAFKTILQEGTFSRAAEKLNYAQSTITNQIQRLEKELGIQLFHRGWEVELTSAGQVFAAEIDNLIQHWNYVSELTKALQHDEIGTLHIGGIESMMESVLPNALRKFHEQKPKMACNFIQGNTDSLSQLVLQSELDFAICGEPSDLSFFYFEPLYHEKIAFIVDENHPLSGRDDISFREILEYPIIAGGRTCLYYLRLAKQFSRFESKPTLSTISQISAIPHFVRKNPGVGVVLDSTALMTDIVKIDVELSEPFIQVGILQRRNREYLATSSKKLILQIIKEEIERISNANPTLHI; encoded by the coding sequence ATGGATCTAAAAGAACTGATGGCTTTTAAGACCATCCTTCAAGAAGGCACTTTCTCACGCGCTGCCGAGAAGTTGAATTATGCGCAGTCTACCATTACCAACCAAATTCAACGACTTGAAAAAGAACTGGGCATACAACTCTTTCACAGAGGCTGGGAAGTAGAACTGACAAGTGCTGGGCAAGTTTTTGCAGCGGAAATCGATAACCTTATTCAACATTGGAACTATGTATCAGAACTCACCAAGGCTTTACAGCATGACGAAATTGGCACACTTCATATCGGAGGCATTGAATCCATGATGGAATCCGTCCTACCGAACGCCTTGCGAAAATTTCATGAGCAAAAACCAAAGATGGCATGTAACTTCATTCAGGGTAACACTGATTCCCTCTCACAACTTGTTCTACAAAGTGAACTGGATTTCGCCATCTGCGGTGAGCCGTCCGACCTATCTTTCTTTTATTTCGAACCGCTCTATCACGAGAAAATTGCTTTTATAGTAGATGAAAATCATCCTTTAAGCGGACGAGACGATATTTCATTTCGAGAAATTCTTGAATATCCAATTATAGCTGGAGGACGCACTTGCTTATATTACCTTCGGTTAGCTAAGCAATTTTCGAGATTCGAATCAAAGCCCACTTTATCCACCATAAGCCAAATTTCTGCTATTCCTCATTTTGTAAGAAAGAACCCTGGGGTAGGGGTAGTGCTTGATTCAACAGCTTTAATGACAGATATCGTAAAAATAGATGTTGAACTAAGCGAACCGTTCATTCAAGTGGGTATATTGCAGCGGCGCAACCGAGAATATTTAGCAACATCATCTAAAAAACTAATCCTACAAATCATAAAAGAAGAAATTGAGAGGATCAGTAACGCTAATCCTACTCTCCACATTTGA
- a CDS encoding tautomerase family protein, protein MPFIRVSYLEQQYDIHQLEGICRAIMSALIQHFHVPEDDMFQVFHAHKAGGFFYSKDYLNIERSDGLIYIQVTLKSGRSTEQKKSFYARLAEELSMTLNIRKEDIFIVLVDTEFEDWSFGNGVAQMLQPPVREV, encoded by the coding sequence ATGCCATTCATTAGAGTCAGTTATCTGGAGCAACAATACGACATTCATCAGCTAGAAGGAATATGTAGAGCGATTATGAGCGCGTTAATTCAGCATTTCCATGTACCGGAGGATGATATGTTTCAGGTTTTTCATGCGCATAAAGCGGGGGGATTTTTTTACAGTAAAGATTATTTAAATATTGAACGAAGCGACGGACTGATATATATCCAAGTTACGCTAAAATCCGGAAGATCAACGGAACAGAAGAAAAGCTTTTACGCGAGGCTAGCCGAGGAATTATCGATGACGCTAAACATCAGAAAAGAAGATATATTCATTGTGCTCGTCGATACGGAATTCGAAGATTGGTCGTTTGGTAACGGTGTTGCTCAAATGCTACAACCTCCGGTTAGGGAGGTGTAA
- the nfsA gene encoding oxygen-insensitive NADPH nitroreductase: MQENNETISLLMNHASVRKYQDKPVSEEQLAAIIEAGQMASTSSSVQAYSVIAVTDPDLKAELAGLAGNQAYIEQCPVFLVWCADLYRLREVTKPHLQGETSYEDSAENLIVATVDVALAAQNAAVAAESLGLGIVYIGGIRNRIAEVSELLGLPELVYPIFGMCVGYPDGASSLRPRLPLEAVLHRNRYNAETTVEQVKTYDQVSSDYMRERTHGAKDTPWSVIMAERLAQPARMHMKEFLIEKGFFKR, translated from the coding sequence GTGCAAGAAAACAACGAGACAATATCTCTATTAATGAACCATGCATCTGTCCGCAAGTATCAGGATAAGCCAGTAAGTGAAGAGCAGCTTGCAGCGATTATTGAGGCAGGCCAAATGGCTTCAACTTCCAGCAGTGTACAAGCCTATAGTGTTATTGCAGTGACTGACCCGGATCTAAAAGCAGAGCTTGCCGGATTAGCGGGTAATCAGGCTTATATAGAACAGTGCCCAGTCTTCTTGGTCTGGTGTGCGGATCTGTATCGGCTGCGTGAGGTGACAAAACCTCATTTACAGGGAGAGACTTCTTATGAAGATTCTGCGGAGAATCTTATTGTAGCTACCGTTGATGTTGCACTTGCTGCTCAGAACGCTGCGGTAGCTGCGGAATCACTCGGACTTGGGATTGTTTATATCGGTGGAATTCGTAACCGGATCGCGGAGGTTTCTGAGCTGCTGGGACTGCCCGAACTGGTTTACCCGATATTTGGAATGTGTGTGGGATATCCTGATGGAGCCTCAAGCCTGCGTCCGCGTCTTCCGTTAGAGGCTGTTCTGCATCGCAATCGCTACAATGCCGAAACCACGGTGGAGCAGGTCAAGACTTACGATCAAGTCTCTTCAGACTATATGCGTGAGCGGACCCATGGTGCCAAGGATACACCTTGGTCAGTAATTATGGCAGAACGCTTGGCACAGCCAGCACGAATGCATATGAAGGAATTCCTGATCGAAAAAGGATTCTTTAAGCGGTAA
- the infC gene encoding translation initiation factor IF-3 yields the protein MAVLINEQIRASEVVLTGLRGEKLGIVSREEALAMARSAGADLVCTSLMSSPPPCSLTAKGKAKAAAQKEAAATRKSNGSAASKGGSKEKVKELRFTAHIEEHDYDTKLRQAEKHLRSGKPVQLVVKASGAKEAAASKAVLERLVTDLKEVGTKDTGIQTGGKGSQVKLNPR from the coding sequence GTGGCAGTATTAATCAACGAACAAATAAGAGCATCCGAAGTAGTCCTTACAGGACTTAGAGGCGAAAAGCTGGGCATCGTCTCCAGAGAAGAGGCGCTGGCCATGGCCAGATCGGCAGGTGCAGATCTGGTATGCACCTCACTGATGAGCAGCCCGCCACCTTGCAGCCTGACCGCAAAGGGCAAAGCAAAAGCTGCCGCGCAGAAGGAAGCCGCTGCAACACGCAAGTCAAATGGTAGTGCAGCATCTAAAGGGGGCAGTAAGGAAAAGGTCAAAGAGCTGCGCTTCACTGCTCATATTGAAGAGCATGATTACGATACGAAGCTTCGCCAGGCAGAGAAGCATCTCCGTTCTGGCAAGCCAGTGCAATTAGTCGTGAAGGCATCCGGCGCCAAAGAAGCCGCCGCTTCCAAGGCCGTATTGGAGCGACTAGTGACTGACCTAAAGGAAGTCGGAACAAAGGATACTGGCATCCAGACGGGTGGTAAAGGGTCACAGGTGAAATTAAATCCACGTTGA